A single Mangrovimonas sp. YM274 DNA region contains:
- the rnc gene encoding ribonuclease III, translated as MNYIRNILNSRSKNDGNFFLQLKSILGFKPKNKSLYVKAFTHRSMNLRDKKGNPINYERLEFVGDAMLSAVVASYLFSEVPHGDEGYLTKMRSKVVSREHLNELGKELKLIDLVESKIAKSNFGNNIHGNLFEALVGAIYLDRGYKYCERFIYDRVINPHVDIETLEGKVISYKSLLIEWCQKEKKTFDYNVYEDTGNDNLKHFSVKLSIDNKVVAKARATSKKKAEEKASKRAFFAFQNKITKFFNE; from the coding sequence ATGAATTACATTCGTAACATATTAAATTCCCGTTCTAAAAATGACGGGAATTTTTTTTTACAACTCAAAAGTATTCTAGGGTTCAAACCTAAAAATAAGAGCCTGTACGTCAAGGCGTTTACCCACCGTTCTATGAATTTAAGGGACAAAAAGGGAAACCCTATCAACTATGAGCGCTTAGAGTTTGTGGGGGATGCTATGTTGAGTGCCGTAGTGGCGTCTTACTTATTTAGCGAAGTACCTCACGGTGATGAAGGCTATCTAACAAAGATGCGTTCCAAAGTAGTTAGCCGAGAGCACCTAAATGAATTGGGCAAGGAGCTTAAGCTAATAGATTTGGTAGAGAGCAAAATTGCCAAATCAAACTTTGGAAATAATATTCACGGTAATCTTTTTGAAGCCTTGGTAGGAGCTATTTATTTGGACCGAGGTTATAAATACTGTGAACGTTTTATTTATGACCGTGTTATCAATCCTCATGTGGATATCGAAACATTGGAAGGTAAAGTAATTAGTTACAAAAGTTTGCTGATTGAATGGTGCCAGAAGGAAAAGAAAACCTTCGATTATAATGTTTATGAAGACACAGGGAACGATAATTTAAAACACTTCTCTGTAAAACTTTCGATAGATAATAAAGTGGTAGCAAAAGCTCGTGCCACATCAAAGAAAAAAGCAGAGGAAAAGGCCTCTAAAAGAGCCTTTTTTGCCTTTCAAAATAAAATCACAAAGTTTTTTAATGAATAG
- a CDS encoding DMT family transporter, whose product MDRINIKWIYLIVLSLIWGSSFILIKKALLGLTPWQLGALRTFITGLFLFSVGLKHLKQVKARQWLWIGISGFLGSFFPAFLFAIAETEIDSAVTSVLNSLVPLNTLLMGMAVFKIGSTRRQLFGVIIGFIGTCLLILKGAELNPEQNYLYAGFILLATVMYACNVNIIKRYLQDVKPLAVATGNYVVIIVPALLVLVGSGFFEETTLSNPNFKMSLVYVTVLAFFGTALAKVLYTTLVQISTPVFASSVTYLMPVVALMWGVLDGESFSAVQGIATVVILFGVYLSHRRKR is encoded by the coding sequence ATGGATAGAATTAACATAAAATGGATATACCTCATTGTTTTGTCGCTTATTTGGGGAAGTTCTTTTATACTCATAAAGAAAGCTTTGTTGGGGTTGACACCTTGGCAATTGGGGGCTTTAAGAACCTTTATTACAGGGTTGTTTCTTTTTAGTGTTGGATTGAAACATTTAAAACAGGTGAAAGCTAGGCAGTGGTTGTGGATTGGTATCTCTGGATTTTTGGGGTCATTTTTTCCAGCGTTTTTATTTGCCATAGCGGAAACGGAAATAGATAGTGCCGTAACTTCTGTTTTGAATTCATTGGTGCCTTTAAACACTTTATTAATGGGTATGGCAGTGTTTAAAATAGGCTCTACCAGGCGTCAATTGTTTGGAGTGATAATTGGCTTTATTGGCACTTGTTTGCTTATTTTAAAAGGAGCGGAACTCAATCCAGAACAAAATTATTTGTATGCTGGTTTTATATTGCTGGCTACCGTGATGTATGCCTGCAATGTCAATATTATAAAAAGATATTTACAGGATGTAAAGCCCTTGGCGGTTGCTACTGGAAATTATGTAGTGATTATTGTGCCGGCACTTCTTGTGCTAGTGGGATCGGGTTTTTTTGAGGAAACTACCTTGAGTAATCCAAACTTTAAAATGTCCTTGGTATATGTTACAGTTTTAGCCTTTTTTGGGACTGCTTTGGCAAAGGTGCTTTATACGACTTTGGTTCAGATTTCTACTCCGGTGTTTGCCTCATCTGTTACCTATTTGATGCCCGTTGTGGCTTTAATGTGGGGCGTGTTGGATGGAGAGTCTTTTAGTGCTGTCCAGGGCATTGCCACTGTTGTCATTTTATTTGGAGTCTATCTGTCGCATCGACGCAAACGATAG
- a CDS encoding heavy-metal-associated domain-containing protein: MKSIFTILAIGALTLSNVACKDNSAPEVKTVAIESHSEAAKQLDPNATYAKAEFSIEGMTCAIGCAKTIEKNISKMEGVKSATVDFDRKLAMVEYDEAKVTPTTLEETVTETGKMYKVSEMKTVEAFSETSESSAQ, encoded by the coding sequence ATGAAATCTATCTTTACTATTTTGGCTATTGGCGCATTAACATTGAGTAATGTGGCTTGCAAAGACAACTCTGCTCCCGAAGTTAAGACCGTTGCGATTGAATCGCATTCAGAGGCAGCAAAGCAGTTGGACCCGAATGCGACCTATGCCAAAGCCGAATTCAGCATTGAAGGAATGACTTGTGCCATTGGATGTGCCAAAACCATTGAAAAGAATATTTCTAAAATGGAGGGTGTGAAATCTGCTACGGTTGATTTTGACAGAAAATTGGCAATGGTAGAATATGATGAAGCAAAGGTAACACCAACTACTTTGGAAGAAACCGTTACTGAAACAGGAAAAATGTACAAAGTGAGTGAAATGAAAACTGTAGAAGCATTCTCAGAAACTTCAGAAAGCAGTGCTCAATAA
- the pyk gene encoding pyruvate kinase: protein MQQRKKTKIVATLGPATSTKEVLKGMMEEGVNVFRINFSHADYKDVEERINMIRELNEEFGFTTAILADLQGPKLRVGVMKGEVVVNEGDEIIFATGERFEGTKERVYMTYEKFPQDAKPGERILLDDGKLIFEVVSTDGESEVKARVIQGGPLKSKKGVNLPNTNISQPALTEKDIEDAIFAIGQKVDWIALSFVRHAEDLMQLQELIKEHCDEKIPIVAKIEKPEAVENIDKIVAYCDGLMVARGDLGVEVPAQEVPLIQKQLVLRAKKARIPVIIATQMMETMISSLTPTRAEVNDVANSVMDGADAVMLSGETSVGSYPVQVIQTMSNIIRSVEDSHLIQVPQSPPHIRTKRYITKSICYHAANMANEINAKAISTLTNSGYTAFQISAWRPKSHILVFTSNKRILTQLSLLWGVNAFYYDRFVSTDETIEDVNAIACEKGYLTEGDMLVSLAAMPIQEKGMVNTLRVTEITSCNIK, encoded by the coding sequence ATGCAACAAAGAAAGAAAACTAAAATAGTTGCCACTTTAGGCCCTGCAACCAGTACAAAGGAAGTGTTGAAAGGCATGATGGAGGAAGGTGTTAATGTATTCCGAATTAACTTCTCTCACGCAGATTATAAGGATGTTGAGGAACGTATCAACATGATTCGTGAGCTCAATGAAGAATTTGGTTTTACTACAGCCATATTGGCTGACCTTCAGGGACCAAAACTACGTGTTGGGGTAATGAAAGGAGAAGTGGTAGTGAATGAAGGGGATGAGATCATTTTTGCTACGGGAGAACGTTTTGAAGGTACTAAGGAGCGTGTTTACATGACCTATGAAAAGTTTCCTCAAGATGCTAAGCCAGGTGAACGTATTTTGTTGGATGACGGAAAATTGATCTTTGAAGTGGTGTCCACCGATGGGGAGTCTGAAGTAAAAGCAAGAGTAATCCAAGGAGGACCTTTAAAATCCAAAAAAGGTGTAAACCTTCCAAATACAAATATTTCACAACCCGCCCTTACAGAAAAGGATATTGAAGATGCAATTTTTGCCATTGGGCAAAAAGTTGATTGGATTGCATTATCGTTTGTGCGTCATGCGGAAGACTTAATGCAGCTTCAAGAACTAATCAAAGAGCATTGTGATGAAAAAATACCAATCGTAGCCAAGATTGAAAAGCCAGAAGCAGTTGAAAATATCGATAAGATTGTAGCTTACTGTGATGGGTTGATGGTAGCTCGTGGTGATTTGGGTGTGGAGGTTCCAGCCCAGGAAGTTCCATTAATTCAAAAGCAATTGGTATTGCGTGCCAAAAAGGCGCGAATTCCGGTAATTATTGCTACCCAAATGATGGAAACCATGATTTCCAGTTTAACGCCAACACGTGCGGAGGTAAATGACGTGGCTAACTCTGTAATGGATGGTGCCGATGCGGTGATGCTTTCTGGTGAAACATCTGTTGGGTCTTATCCTGTTCAGGTAATTCAAACAATGTCTAACATTATCCGTAGTGTGGAAGATTCTCACTTAATTCAAGTACCACAATCGCCACCTCACATCCGAACAAAGCGCTACATTACAAAGTCCATTTGTTATCATGCCGCAAATATGGCTAACGAAATCAATGCCAAAGCTATTTCTACTTTGACAAATAGTGGTTATACAGCATTCCAGATTTCGGCTTGGAGACCAAAATCACATATCTTGGTGTTTACTTCTAACAAACGTATTCTTACACAGCTTAGTTTACTTTGGGGTGTGAATGCATTCTATTATGACAGGTTTGTAAGTACCGATGAAACCATCGAGGATGTTAACGCCATTGCTTGTGAAAAGGGCTATTTAACAGAAGGCGATATGTTGGTGAGTTTGGCAGCTATGCCTATTCAAGAGAAAGGTATGGTAAATACATTAAGGGTGACCGAAATTACAAGTTGTAATATTAAATAA
- a CDS encoding YciI family protein codes for MRKIVVLLFVFGMVFACKDNSQVTEDSKMQPSVKTVVDSKKEEEVPVETKLSVKALNDSLISKGFQTFQYVDAKTKDTMLMQQYFMAFLKKGPIRNQNEEEAALLQEKHLEHLGKMYELGYADISGPFGDEGDISGVTIYNVPTLEMADSLANADPMVKAGRLEIEIHPWWAAKGFKLR; via the coding sequence ATGAGAAAAATAGTAGTATTGTTGTTCGTTTTTGGGATGGTGTTTGCTTGTAAAGACAATTCCCAAGTTACAGAGGACTCCAAAATGCAACCATCGGTGAAAACTGTTGTGGATTCTAAAAAGGAAGAAGAGGTTCCTGTAGAGACAAAGCTATCGGTGAAAGCGCTCAATGATTCCTTAATTTCAAAAGGTTTTCAAACGTTCCAATATGTCGATGCCAAGACTAAAGACACAATGTTGATGCAACAGTATTTTATGGCATTTTTAAAGAAGGGGCCTATAAGAAATCAAAACGAGGAGGAAGCTGCTTTATTACAAGAGAAACATCTTGAGCATTTGGGGAAAATGTATGAGTTAGGTTATGCCGATATTTCTGGGCCTTTTGGTGATGAGGGAGATATTAGTGGTGTTACTATTTACAACGTGCCTACTTTGGAGATGGCCGATAGTTTAGCAAATGCAGATCCTATGGTTAAAGCGGGACGTTTAGAAATTGAAATTCATCCATGGTGGGCGGCCAAAGGGTTTAAACTTAGATAA
- a CDS encoding pitrilysin family protein, whose amino-acid sequence MKAKISTLLVLFLMSLGATAQIDRSKQPEAGPAPKITLEKPNEFELKNGIKVLVVENHKLPRVSYSLQIDNKPIIEGDKAGVSSLLGAMLGNGTTSISKDAFNEEIDFLGARLGFGSQSAYGSSLSQYSERILELMADAAINPLLTQEEFEKEKTKALEGLKSNEKSVDAIAGRVSGALSYGLDNAYGEFMTEETLNNVTLEDVKAFYNKYFTPNNAYIVVVGDVKYKDVKKQIKKYFGKWEKGQEITTAVPAPKANVATTEIDFIDMPNAVQSNISVTNNVDLEMKDDDYLATKLANYILGGGGEGYLFMNLREAHGYTYGAYSSIGSSRYKTSRFNASAKVRNTVTDSSIVEALKEINRIKTEPVDAEALKNAKAKYIGSFVMNLEDPSTVAEYALNIKLNDLPEDYYETYLERINNVTVQDITNAANKHFATDNARVIVVGKGSEVLPNLEKVGYPIKYYDTYAKPTEKPVYEIAMPADMNVNKVLNAYIDAIGGRAKLDEVNSVYMSAEAELQPGMMMNLEMKKTVKNQFLQEISMMGQTQKQVLDGNSGYSMAQGQKIDMNDEQVKAVQVESSPFPEVNYLNGGVTLEKIEMVEDEKAYKIKVDEETAIFYSVETGLKIKEEKTTPMGVQSTFYSNYQEVAGVKFPFTIGQTFGPRRFDFTVKEIKVNEGVSDADFK is encoded by the coding sequence ATGAAAGCAAAAATATCAACTTTATTAGTCTTGTTTTTAATGTCTTTGGGCGCCACTGCGCAAATTGACAGATCAAAACAACCAGAAGCGGGACCTGCTCCCAAAATCACCCTTGAAAAACCGAATGAATTTGAACTTAAGAATGGCATCAAGGTACTTGTAGTTGAAAACCACAAATTACCAAGAGTATCCTATTCACTTCAAATTGACAACAAACCAATTATTGAAGGAGACAAAGCTGGTGTATCTAGTCTTTTAGGTGCCATGTTAGGAAACGGAACAACCTCTATTTCTAAAGATGCTTTTAACGAAGAAATAGACTTCTTGGGAGCTCGTTTAGGATTTGGTTCTCAAAGTGCCTATGGTAGTTCTTTATCTCAATATTCTGAAAGAATTTTGGAATTGATGGCCGATGCAGCTATCAACCCTCTTTTAACTCAAGAGGAGTTCGAAAAAGAGAAAACAAAAGCTTTGGAAGGCTTGAAATCTAACGAAAAAAGTGTTGACGCTATTGCTGGTCGTGTTAGTGGAGCTTTATCATACGGTCTAGATAATGCCTATGGAGAATTCATGACCGAGGAAACTTTAAACAATGTAACCCTAGAAGATGTTAAAGCATTCTACAACAAATATTTTACTCCTAACAATGCCTACATAGTAGTAGTTGGAGACGTAAAATATAAGGATGTTAAAAAGCAAATCAAGAAGTATTTTGGAAAATGGGAAAAAGGCCAGGAAATCACGACTGCCGTACCTGCTCCAAAAGCCAATGTAGCTACTACGGAAATTGATTTCATCGATATGCCAAATGCTGTACAATCTAACATTTCTGTAACCAACAATGTTGATTTGGAAATGAAAGATGACGATTATTTAGCCACCAAATTGGCTAACTACATCCTTGGTGGAGGTGGTGAAGGATATTTGTTCATGAACCTTCGTGAAGCCCATGGATATACTTACGGCGCCTACTCTAGCATTGGATCTAGTCGTTACAAAACATCTCGTTTTAACGCTTCTGCTAAAGTTAGAAATACAGTTACAGATAGTTCCATCGTTGAAGCTTTAAAAGAGATCAACCGAATCAAAACAGAACCAGTTGATGCTGAAGCTTTAAAAAATGCCAAAGCAAAATACATCGGGTCTTTTGTAATGAACTTAGAAGATCCTTCTACGGTAGCCGAGTATGCGCTTAACATTAAATTAAATGATTTGCCAGAAGATTATTACGAAACCTACTTGGAGCGCATAAACAACGTCACTGTTCAGGATATCACCAATGCTGCCAACAAACATTTTGCTACAGACAATGCTCGTGTAATCGTAGTTGGAAAAGGAAGTGAAGTATTGCCTAATTTAGAAAAAGTAGGATACCCAATTAAGTACTACGACACGTATGCCAAGCCAACAGAAAAGCCTGTTTATGAAATAGCAATGCCTGCAGACATGAATGTAAACAAGGTATTAAATGCGTACATAGACGCCATTGGAGGTAGAGCTAAATTGGATGAAGTAAATTCTGTTTACATGTCTGCCGAAGCTGAATTGCAGCCAGGAATGATGATGAACCTTGAAATGAAAAAAACAGTTAAAAACCAATTCCTTCAAGAAATATCAATGATGGGACAAACCCAAAAGCAAGTTTTGGATGGCAATTCTGGTTATTCTATGGCCCAAGGTCAAAAAATTGACATGAACGATGAGCAGGTTAAAGCAGTGCAAGTAGAGTCTTCTCCATTTCCAGAAGTAAACTACCTAAATGGCGGTGTTACTTTAGAGAAAATAGAAATGGTTGAGGACGAAAAAGCTTATAAGATTAAAGTAGATGAAGAAACTGCTATATTCTATAGCGTAGAAACTGGATTGAAAATTAAAGAAGAAAAAACTACTCCTATGGGAGTACAATCTACCTTCTACAGCAACTACCAAGAAGTAGCTGGAGTTAAGTTTCCGTTTACTATCGGTCAAACATTCGGACCACGTCGTTTCGATTTCACAGTAAAAGAAATTAAAGTAAACGAAGGTGTTAGCGATGCCGATTTCAAATAA
- a CDS encoding CYTH domain-containing protein: MIEIERKFLVTSQAFKVEATGSKQIVQGFLNTHKERTVRVRLTGDEGTLTVKGKSSEDGLTRFEWETKISKNEAEALLELCEPGVINKTRYEVSMGKHLFEVDEFHGDNEGLVVAEIELNTVDEDFLKPSWLGREVTGKVEYYNSYLSKSPYKTWK, from the coding sequence ATGATAGAAATTGAACGCAAATTTTTGGTGACTTCCCAAGCATTTAAGGTTGAAGCAACGGGTAGCAAACAGATTGTACAAGGGTTTTTGAATACGCATAAAGAACGGACGGTTAGAGTGAGGTTAACCGGAGATGAAGGGACCTTGACCGTAAAGGGTAAGAGTTCTGAGGATGGTTTGACTAGGTTTGAATGGGAAACTAAGATCAGTAAAAATGAAGCAGAAGCTTTGTTGGAGCTTTGTGAGCCTGGAGTTATTAATAAAACGCGTTATGAAGTTTCGATGGGGAAACATCTATTTGAGGTTGATGAATTTCATGGTGATAACGAGGGTCTTGTTGTTGCTGAAATTGAATTGAATACGGTTGATGAAGATTTTTTAAAGCCGTCATGGTTGGGGAGAGAGGTTACGGGAAAAGTGGAATACTACAATTCCTATTTAAGTAAATCTCCTTATAAAACTTGGAAGTAG
- the dinB gene encoding DNA polymerase IV, which yields MQSDLPIRKIIHVDMDAFYASVEQMDNPELKGKAIAVGGSSKRGVVSAASYEARKFGVRSAMSGIQAKRLCPELIFVRPNFERYTEISKRIRKIFYDYTDLVEPLSLDEAYLDVTTNKKGLYSASMIAKEIRQRIFDEIGLTASAGISINKFIAKVASDYNKPNGQKTVGPEEVLDFIEALDIRKFYGVGKVTAEKMYQLGIFTGKDLKSKSMEYLDDHFGKSGRYYYYVVRGIHTSEVKPNRIRKSLAAERTFSENLSSEIFMLEKLEHIAAEVSKRLTKSKVAGKTVTLKIKYSDFTLQTRSKTLPYFISDKSIILETAKDLLYQEKLDNSVRLLGISISNLNNEKHKDKDKIKDEESTVSVQLKFDF from the coding sequence ATGCAAAGCGATTTACCAATAAGAAAGATTATTCATGTAGACATGGATGCATTTTATGCATCTGTAGAGCAAATGGATAATCCAGAACTTAAAGGTAAAGCCATTGCGGTTGGCGGCAGCAGTAAACGAGGCGTAGTAAGTGCCGCTAGTTATGAAGCCCGTAAATTTGGTGTGAGAAGTGCCATGAGCGGCATACAGGCCAAACGCCTATGTCCGGAACTAATTTTTGTCCGCCCTAATTTTGAACGCTACACAGAAATCTCCAAAAGAATCAGGAAGATTTTTTATGATTACACCGATTTGGTAGAACCCCTATCCCTTGACGAAGCCTATTTGGATGTTACCACCAACAAAAAGGGACTTTACAGTGCTTCCATGATTGCTAAGGAAATCAGACAACGAATTTTTGATGAGATAGGCTTAACAGCTTCTGCAGGGATTTCCATCAATAAATTTATTGCCAAAGTTGCCAGCGACTACAACAAGCCGAACGGACAAAAAACGGTTGGACCAGAAGAGGTCTTGGATTTTATTGAAGCCTTGGATATTAGAAAGTTTTACGGTGTGGGGAAAGTGACAGCCGAAAAAATGTACCAATTGGGGATTTTTACAGGAAAGGATTTGAAATCCAAATCTATGGAGTATTTGGATGATCACTTTGGAAAATCGGGGCGCTACTATTATTATGTCGTCAGGGGAATCCACACAAGTGAAGTCAAGCCCAACCGCATTAGAAAATCCTTGGCTGCAGAACGCACATTCAGTGAAAATCTATCCTCGGAAATATTCATGCTTGAAAAACTTGAGCATATTGCAGCGGAAGTTTCCAAACGATTGACCAAAAGCAAAGTGGCTGGAAAAACAGTGACTTTAAAAATAAAATACTCCGATTTCACCCTACAAACCAGAAGCAAAACCTTGCCCTATTTCATAAGTGATAAAAGCATCATTCTTGAAACTGCAAAGGACCTCTTGTACCAGGAAAAACTTGACAATTCCGTGAGGCTATTGGGAATTTCCATTTCTAATTTAAACAATGAAAAACACAAGGATAAAGACAAAATCAAAGACGAAGAAAGCACTGTAAGTGTACAATTGAAATTTGACTTTTAG
- a CDS encoding pitrilysin family protein, whose translation MKKGLFSLASLLLIGNLTMAQKVEFEEYDLDNGMHVILHQDNSAPVVTTSVMYHVGAKDEKPDRTGFAHFFEHLLFEGTENIERGEFFKIVSSNGGKNNANTTDDRTYYYEVFPSNQVELGLWLESERLLHPVINQVGVDTQNEVVKEEKRMRVDNSPYGKFLENVKLNLFKKHPYRWTTIGKMEHLDAATLEEFQEFNDKFYVPNNAVLVVAGDFNKADVKKMIQNYFGPIPRGKDIVRNFPKEDPITETIHAKAYDPNIQIPAIMAAYRTPGFKEKDAYVLDMISTYLSGGKSSKLYKKIVDEKKMALQVGAMNFSQEDYGSYILFGLPMGDTSLDAIVKEIDEEIVDLQNNLISERDHQKLLNQFENQFVNSNSSVEGIANSLARYYMLYGDTNLINNEIDIYRSITREDIQAVAKKYLNPNQRLLLEYLPEEKSNN comes from the coding sequence ATGAAAAAAGGCTTATTTTCTTTAGCTTCTTTGTTGCTAATTGGTAACTTAACCATGGCGCAAAAAGTTGAATTTGAAGAGTATGACTTAGATAACGGGATGCACGTCATTCTACATCAAGATAACTCTGCTCCAGTAGTAACTACCTCTGTTATGTACCATGTTGGAGCTAAAGACGAAAAACCAGACCGCACCGGTTTTGCCCACTTTTTTGAACACCTATTATTTGAAGGAACCGAAAACATCGAAAGAGGAGAGTTTTTTAAAATTGTTTCTTCCAACGGTGGAAAAAACAATGCCAACACGACTGATGACCGTACATATTACTACGAAGTGTTCCCTTCTAACCAAGTAGAGCTTGGTTTATGGTTGGAATCTGAGCGTTTATTGCACCCAGTGATCAACCAAGTTGGAGTTGACACCCAAAACGAAGTTGTTAAGGAAGAAAAACGCATGCGCGTTGATAACAGTCCTTACGGTAAGTTTTTGGAGAATGTAAAATTAAACCTGTTCAAAAAACACCCATATCGTTGGACTACCATTGGGAAAATGGAGCATTTAGATGCTGCCACTCTAGAAGAGTTCCAAGAATTCAACGATAAGTTCTACGTACCTAATAACGCTGTATTGGTAGTTGCCGGAGATTTCAACAAGGCTGATGTTAAAAAGATGATCCAAAACTACTTTGGACCAATCCCTAGAGGAAAGGACATCGTTAGAAACTTCCCTAAAGAAGATCCAATTACCGAAACAATCCACGCCAAAGCTTACGATCCAAACATTCAAATCCCAGCTATTATGGCTGCGTACAGAACGCCAGGTTTCAAAGAAAAAGATGCTTATGTATTGGATATGATTTCAACTTATTTAAGTGGTGGAAAATCGTCCAAGCTTTACAAAAAAATCGTAGATGAGAAAAAAATGGCGCTACAAGTAGGTGCTATGAATTTCTCTCAAGAAGACTACGGGTCGTACATCCTATTTGGATTGCCAATGGGAGATACAAGCTTAGATGCTATTGTTAAAGAAATCGACGAGGAAATTGTTGATCTTCAAAACAATTTGATTTCTGAGCGTGACCACCAAAAGCTTCTTAACCAATTTGAAAACCAGTTTGTAAATTCTAACTCAAGTGTTGAAGGGATTGCCAACTCTCTTGCGAGATACTATATGCTTTATGGAGACACCAACCTTATCAATAACGAGATTGACATCTACAGATCGATTACTAGAGAAGACATTCAAGCCGTTGCTAAAAAGTACTTAAACCCTAACCAACGTTTGTTATTGGAGTACTTACCAGAAGAAAAAAGCAACAACTAA
- a CDS encoding IPExxxVDY family protein, giving the protein MALHKLLVDDFYDASFSLLAIHCRLEDYRLAYLLNSYLDLKLKRKPQDLDYKYFAATYAIYEWENEKKYITWNMISNVCKKEEDSLQSSGSLFDLQEKVLKTYNLIPELKNVDYLIKVTDENKRFNEKYVLDKIQSIPQVITAYSVDIEQLKSKDYLIF; this is encoded by the coding sequence ATGGCTTTGCATAAATTACTTGTTGATGATTTTTATGATGCCTCTTTTTCACTTTTAGCCATTCATTGTAGGTTGGAAGATTATAGATTGGCCTACCTGCTGAATTCCTACTTAGATCTTAAATTGAAGCGTAAACCCCAAGATTTGGATTACAAATATTTTGCGGCAACTTATGCGATATATGAGTGGGAAAATGAGAAGAAGTACATCACTTGGAATATGATTTCCAACGTATGTAAAAAGGAAGAGGATAGTTTGCAAAGCTCTGGGTCACTGTTTGACCTTCAGGAAAAGGTATTGAAAACCTATAATTTGATACCCGAACTGAAAAATGTTGATTATCTTATAAAGGTGACAGACGAGAACAAACGGTTTAATGAAAAATATGTTCTCGATAAAATACAATCTATACCGCAGGTAATTACGGCCTACAGTGTAGATATAGAACAATTGAAATCTAAGGATTATTTAATTTTTTAA
- the fabF gene encoding beta-ketoacyl-ACP synthase II: protein MELRRVVVTGLGALTPIGNTKDEYWEGLVSGKSGAAPLTYFDAEKFKTKFACELKNFNATDFIDRKEARKMDRFTQYAMVASDEAIADAKLDLDAINKLRVGVIWGAGIGGLETFQDEVLNFASGDGTPRFNPFFIPKMIADIAPGNISIKNGFMGPNYTTVSACASSANAMIDALNYIRLGHCDVVVTGGSEAAVTIAGMGGFNAMHALSTRNESPETASRPFDATRDGFVLGEGAGAIILEEYEHAKARGAKIYAEILGGGLSSDAYHMTAPHPDGIGVIAVMKNCLENAGIAPEEVDHINTHGTSTPLGDVAELKAISEVFGEHAKNININSTKSMTGHLLGAAGAIEAIASILAMEHGVVPPTINHEVVDDKIDPELNLTLNKAQKRNIKVAMSNTFGFGGHNACVLFKKLD from the coding sequence ATGGAATTAAGGCGAGTAGTAGTTACAGGTCTGGGTGCTTTGACCCCTATAGGTAATACCAAGGATGAATATTGGGAAGGCCTTGTGAGTGGGAAAAGCGGTGCAGCACCTTTAACATATTTTGATGCTGAAAAATTCAAAACCAAATTTGCTTGCGAGTTAAAAAACTTCAACGCTACCGATTTTATCGATAGAAAAGAGGCTCGTAAAATGGACCGTTTCACCCAATATGCAATGGTAGCTTCAGATGAGGCAATTGCCGATGCAAAATTGGATTTGGACGCCATTAACAAATTACGTGTAGGAGTTATTTGGGGAGCAGGAATTGGAGGTTTGGAGACCTTTCAGGATGAAGTGCTAAACTTTGCTTCTGGAGACGGTACCCCAAGATTTAATCCGTTCTTTATTCCTAAAATGATTGCAGATATTGCACCTGGGAACATTTCCATTAAAAATGGATTTATGGGACCAAATTACACAACGGTTTCTGCCTGTGCATCTTCAGCGAATGCTATGATTGATGCCTTAAACTATATTAGATTGGGGCACTGTGATGTAGTTGTAACTGGGGGTAGTGAAGCAGCGGTAACCATTGCAGGTATGGGGGGATTTAATGCTATGCATGCCTTGTCCACAAGAAACGAGAGTCCGGAGACGGCCTCAAGGCCTTTTGATGCCACCAGAGATGGTTTTGTTTTAGGAGAAGGAGCAGGCGCTATTATCCTTGAAGAATATGAGCATGCCAAAGCAAGAGGCGCTAAGATTTATGCCGAAATTTTGGGAGGCGGATTGTCATCAGATGCATATCATATGACGGCTCCTCACCCAGACGGTATTGGCGTAATTGCGGTAATGAAAAATTGTTTGGAGAATGCAGGAATTGCACCAGAAGAAGTTGATCATATCAACACTCATGGAACATCGACTCCTTTGGGAGATGTTGCTGAGCTTAAGGCAATTTCTGAAGTTTTTGGTGAGCATGCCAAGAACATTAATATCAATTCTACCAAGTCCATGACAGGTCACTTGTTAGGTGCTGCTGGAGCTATTGAAGCGATTGCCTCTATTCTAGCAATGGAGCACGGTGTAGTGCCACCAACGATCAATCATGAAGTGGTAGATGATAAAATTGATCCAGAATTAAATTTAACATTGAATAAAGCTCAAAAGCGCAACATTAAAGTTGCTATGAGCAATACCTTTGGCTTTGGAGGACACAATGCTTGTGTCTTATTCAAAAAATTAGATTAA